A window of the Salipiger sp. H15 genome harbors these coding sequences:
- a CDS encoding ABC transporter permease encodes MRHLANWSILGLTLTFLIGPFLIIILAGASATDYLAFPPEGLTLKWYLKVFTVESFRASFALSMALAVFGTFAALLLGVPAAYALNRYDLPGAETLRTIVAAPIIVPGIIVGLALLRYIVVPTGITVTVALFMAHTALVLPYAVRVVSSSMTNLRADMEEAAVLLGCSRLQAFTKVVLPNIRGGVLAAFILGFVTSFNQVPVSLFLSGPGVRTLPIDMLAYMEITFDPSVAALSALLAFMSLAIVFTAERLLGFSRYV; translated from the coding sequence ATGCGCCATCTCGCCAACTGGTCCATCCTGGGCCTGACGCTCACCTTCCTGATCGGGCCATTCCTGATCATCATTCTGGCCGGGGCCTCGGCCACCGACTACCTCGCCTTCCCGCCCGAGGGGCTGACCCTCAAGTGGTACCTCAAGGTCTTCACCGTCGAGAGCTTCCGTGCCTCGTTTGCGCTTTCCATGGCGCTGGCGGTCTTCGGCACCTTCGCGGCGCTGCTGCTCGGGGTGCCCGCGGCCTATGCGCTCAACCGCTACGACCTGCCGGGGGCCGAGACGCTGCGCACCATCGTCGCAGCCCCGATCATCGTCCCCGGCATCATCGTCGGCCTTGCGCTCTTGCGCTACATCGTGGTGCCGACGGGGATCACCGTGACCGTGGCGCTCTTCATGGCCCACACCGCACTGGTGCTGCCCTATGCCGTGCGCGTCGTCTCCTCGTCGATGACCAACCTGCGCGCCGACATGGAAGAGGCCGCCGTGCTGCTCGGCTGCTCGCGGCTTCAGGCCTTCACCAAGGTGGTGCTGCCGAACATCCGGGGCGGGGTGCTCGCCGCCTTCATCCTCGGCTTCGTCACCTCCTTCAACCAGGTGCCGGTCTCGCTGTTCCTCTCCGGTCCCGGCGTCCGCACCCTGCCCATCGACATGCTCGCCTACATGGAGATCACCTTCGATCCCTCCGTCGCCGCGCTTTCTGCGCTCCTCGCCTTCATGTCGCTCGCCATCGTCTTCACCGCCGAACGCCTGCTGGGATTCTCTCGCTATGTCTGA
- a CDS encoding ABC transporter permease has product MFRNTREGLALALPAAIFSTLLFLVPVCILLSEAFRAGGSWSLQGYIDFFSTPLNRTVFLRTLKLGVLVAGTAAVIGYAAAFCIVNLGPKSRGKVFGMVVLPLMISPVARTYAWIVILGRTGIVNEAITGLGLSDTPLRLLFTETAVFLGLLQLFLPLMIISLVSAMENIPRDVIPAARVLGASWFAVFFKVILPLTKEGLVIGGTLVFTGALTAYITPAILGGSKVLMLETLLYQRVNVSNDFVSASVIAMILIVMSFSANLLLKRIATARS; this is encoded by the coding sequence ATGTTTCGCAACACGCGCGAAGGGCTGGCACTGGCCCTTCCGGCCGCCATCTTCTCGACGCTGCTCTTCCTCGTGCCGGTGTGCATCCTGCTCTCCGAAGCGTTCCGGGCGGGCGGCAGCTGGTCGCTTCAGGGCTACATCGACTTCTTCTCCACGCCGCTCAACCGCACGGTCTTCCTGCGCACGCTGAAGCTCGGCGTGCTGGTCGCGGGCACGGCGGCGGTGATCGGCTATGCCGCGGCCTTCTGCATCGTGAACCTCGGCCCGAAGTCGCGCGGCAAGGTGTTCGGCATGGTGGTGCTGCCGCTGATGATCTCGCCCGTCGCCCGGACCTACGCCTGGATCGTCATCCTCGGCCGTACCGGCATCGTCAACGAGGCGATCACCGGGCTCGGCCTCTCGGACACGCCTCTGCGGCTGCTCTTCACCGAGACCGCCGTCTTCCTTGGCCTGCTGCAGCTCTTCCTGCCGCTGATGATCATCTCCCTCGTCTCGGCGATGGAGAACATCCCGCGCGACGTGATCCCCGCCGCCCGGGTGCTGGGGGCAAGCTGGTTCGCGGTCTTCTTCAAGGTGATCCTGCCGCTCACCAAGGAAGGTCTCGTCATCGGCGGCACGCTGGTCTTCACCGGCGCGCTCACCGCCTACATCACCCCGGCGATCCTCGGCGGCTCGAAGGTGCTGATGCTCGAGACGCTGCTCTACCAGCGGGTCAACGTGTCCAACGATTTCGTCTCGGCCAGCGTCATCGCCATGATCCTCATCGTCATGTCCTTCTCGGCGAACCTGCTGCTGAAGCGCATCGCCACCGCCCGGAGCTGA
- a CDS encoding ABC transporter substrate-binding protein gives MKTQLSILALASALGTAAHAEDKTLTISVYSFAQDEYKEALYDPFEAICGCKLVVETGNSVERMAKIEANAADPVIDMAVISTQDALALARKDLIQPLDSARLSNFDKLYASAKDPVGDNMAVGYTYYATSIVYRSDLVDISSWSDLLGEELAGQVALPNVTTTQGPLTLMMLGKALGHEDDFGPVISEIGAHASDIVTFYSRSSELVQLMNQQEVIAAPVGRFAWASFKDAGLPFAWAEPQEGQAGGMNVMVMTKGNGNEDLAYQFMDYWLSTEVQTKIGEMLVDSPANKEVELSPEAADNLTYGADVIENLNILPAAEVLDKREGWVEQWNTEVIQ, from the coding sequence ATGAAGACCCAACTTTCGATCCTCGCGCTTGCCAGCGCGCTCGGCACCGCCGCCCATGCGGAAGACAAGACCCTGACCATCTCGGTCTATTCCTTCGCGCAGGACGAGTACAAGGAAGCGCTCTACGATCCCTTCGAGGCGATCTGCGGCTGCAAGCTGGTCGTCGAGACCGGCAACAGCGTCGAGCGCATGGCGAAGATCGAGGCCAATGCCGCCGACCCGGTGATCGACATGGCGGTGATCTCGACCCAGGACGCGCTGGCGCTGGCCCGCAAGGACCTGATCCAGCCGCTCGACAGCGCCAGGCTGAGCAACTTCGACAAGCTCTACGCCAGCGCCAAGGACCCGGTCGGCGACAACATGGCGGTCGGCTACACCTATTACGCGACCTCGATCGTCTACCGCTCGGACCTCGTCGACATCTCCAGCTGGAGCGACCTGCTGGGCGAGGAACTGGCCGGCCAGGTGGCGCTGCCCAACGTGACCACGACGCAGGGCCCGCTCACCCTGATGATGCTCGGCAAGGCGCTGGGGCACGAGGATGATTTCGGCCCGGTCATCTCGGAGATCGGCGCGCACGCGTCGGACATCGTGACCTTCTACTCGCGCTCGTCCGAGCTCGTGCAGCTGATGAACCAGCAGGAAGTCATCGCCGCGCCGGTGGGCCGCTTTGCCTGGGCCAGCTTCAAGGACGCGGGCCTGCCCTTCGCCTGGGCCGAGCCCCAGGAAGGCCAGGCCGGCGGCATGAACGTGATGGTCATGACCAAGGGCAACGGCAACGAGGATCTGGCCTACCAGTTCATGGACTACTGGCTCTCGACCGAGGTGCAGACCAAGATCGGCGAGATGTTGGTGGACAGCCCTGCCAACAAGGAAGTCGAGCTGAGCCCCGAGGCCGCCGACAACCTCACCTACGGCGCGGATGTCATTGAAAACCTGAACATCCTTCCGGCCGCCGAAGTTCTCGACAAGCGCGAGGGCTGGGTCGAGCAGTGGAACACCGAGGTGATCCAGTAA
- a CDS encoding LacI family DNA-binding transcriptional regulator, translating into MASIKQIAQDIGVSAATVSNALTGKGRVSKELAERIRTRAEELGYRPSNAARALKTGQSGILGLVMPDLTNPLFPRIAQNLSIAAEARGLGILIADSRGSEARQNEALHQLVGRGVDGVVIVPQKGTSPEAPGLPMVTINTARDPRNTVSADHVGGGALIGAHVRALGHRNVVLLGGDRVSDVQQDRMRGMREGLGADAGVETEWGDAGLAALPERVGQGATAILATSDLLALAALSHLARAGLGVPRDVSLTGFDDLPFATAMHPALTTTAQDVSAIADYALEVLTGLIAGAERPETGHAVPMRLVPRASTAAPRTDTRPKIPTNTERLP; encoded by the coding sequence ATGGCCAGCATCAAGCAGATCGCACAGGACATCGGGGTTTCGGCCGCCACGGTCTCGAACGCGCTCACCGGCAAGGGGCGGGTCTCGAAGGAGCTGGCCGAACGCATCCGCACCCGCGCCGAGGAACTGGGCTACCGGCCGAGCAACGCCGCCCGCGCGCTGAAGACCGGGCAGAGCGGCATCCTCGGCCTTGTCATGCCCGACCTCACCAACCCGCTGTTCCCGCGCATCGCGCAGAACCTCTCGATCGCCGCCGAGGCGCGCGGGCTGGGCATCCTCATCGCCGACTCGCGCGGCAGCGAGGCACGCCAGAACGAGGCGCTGCACCAGCTTGTCGGGCGCGGCGTCGACGGGGTGGTGATCGTGCCGCAGAAGGGCACCTCGCCCGAGGCGCCGGGCCTGCCCATGGTGACGATCAACACCGCCCGCGATCCGCGCAACACCGTCTCGGCCGACCACGTCGGCGGCGGCGCCCTCATCGGCGCGCATGTCCGCGCGCTCGGCCACCGCAACGTCGTGCTGCTGGGCGGCGACCGCGTGTCGGACGTGCAGCAGGACCGCATGCGCGGCATGCGCGAGGGGCTGGGCGCGGATGCGGGCGTCGAGACTGAATGGGGTGACGCGGGCCTTGCCGCGCTGCCGGAGCGGGTCGGGCAGGGCGCCACGGCGATCCTTGCCACCTCGGACCTGCTGGCGCTGGCCGCGCTCTCGCACCTCGCGCGGGCCGGACTCGGCGTGCCACGTGACGTCAGCCTCACCGGCTTCGACGACCTGCCCTTCGCCACCGCCATGCACCCGGCGCTGACCACCACGGCGCAGGACGTGAGCGCCATCGCCGACTACGCGCTCGAGGTGCTGACCGGCCTCATCGCCGGGGCCGAGCGTCCCGAAACCGGCCACGCGGTGCCGATGCGGCTGGTGCCGCGCGCCTCCACCGCCGCGCCGCGCACCGACACGAGACCCAAGATCCCGACCAACACGGAGAGACTGCCATGA
- a CDS encoding MlaE family lipid ABC transporter permease subunit, producing the protein MTTGQMQVGHGESSAEGVITLSGPLTVHEVADLHAELSRAQRASTVDLSGVSRIDTAGAWALAEFEQRVGASGGALSFRGASDGAMLLLDTVRRAMPVPETPAPAPRGIRALLEATGRRVMGGALFLRGLLEYLGMFIAGLARVLIHPREFRFTALVAHCDDVGLRAVPIVSLMAFLIGVVLAFQGATQLRQFGAEVFVVDLIAISVLRELGILLTAIIVAGRTASAFTAAIGSMKMRQEIDAMRTLGLDPVTVLFVPRILALLLMLPILGLIADIMGLFGGALMSWIELGISPSMFRTRLIADTDISNVIVGLVKAPVFAVIIGVVGCHAGMQVKGDAESLGRMTSSAVVTAIFAVIVADALFSIFFAEVGL; encoded by the coding sequence ATGACGACAGGGCAAATGCAGGTCGGGCACGGAGAATCATCGGCGGAGGGCGTGATCACGCTGTCCGGCCCGCTGACCGTGCACGAGGTCGCGGATCTGCACGCCGAGCTGTCCCGGGCGCAACGCGCCTCCACCGTCGACCTCTCGGGGGTCTCGCGCATCGACACCGCCGGGGCCTGGGCGCTGGCCGAATTCGAGCAGCGCGTCGGCGCCTCGGGCGGCGCGCTGAGCTTCCGCGGCGCCAGCGACGGGGCGATGCTGCTCCTCGACACCGTGCGCCGCGCCATGCCCGTCCCGGAGACGCCTGCGCCTGCGCCGCGCGGCATCCGGGCTCTGCTCGAGGCCACCGGGCGGCGCGTCATGGGCGGCGCGCTCTTCCTGCGCGGCCTGCTGGAATATCTCGGCATGTTCATCGCGGGGCTCGCCCGCGTGCTGATCCACCCGCGCGAGTTCCGCTTCACCGCGCTCGTCGCGCATTGCGACGACGTCGGGCTGCGCGCCGTGCCGATCGTGTCGCTCATGGCTTTCCTGATCGGCGTGGTGCTGGCCTTCCAGGGCGCGACGCAGCTGCGACAGTTCGGGGCCGAGGTCTTCGTCGTCGATCTCATCGCCATTTCGGTGCTGCGCGAGCTCGGCATCCTGCTCACCGCGATCATCGTGGCGGGCCGCACCGCCTCGGCCTTCACCGCCGCCATCGGCTCGATGAAGATGCGGCAGGAGATCGACGCGATGCGCACCCTCGGGCTCGACCCGGTGACCGTGCTCTTCGTGCCGCGCATCCTCGCGCTGCTCTTGATGCTGCCGATCCTCGGGCTGATCGCCGACATCATGGGGCTTTTCGGCGGCGCGCTCATGTCGTGGATCGAGCTCGGCATCTCGCCCTCGATGTTCCGCACCCGGCTGATCGCCGACACCGACATCAGCAACGTCATCGTCGGTCTGGTGAAGGCGCCGGTCTTCGCGGTGATCATCGGCGTCGTCGGCTGCCATGCAGGGATGCAGGTGAAGGGCGACGCGGAATCGCTCGGGCGGATGACCTCGAGCGCCGTGGTCACCGCGATCTTTGCGGTGATCGTGGCCGACGCGCTCTTCTCGATCTTCTTCGCCGAGGTGGGGCTGTGA
- a CDS encoding ABC transporter ATP-binding protein produces the protein MSAPAPREVLIRVRGLRTQFGSHVVHDGLDLDVYRGEVLGVVGGSGTGKSVLLRAITGLERPAAGQIEAFGTEVLTASPEERRRLDERWGVMFQDGALFSSLTVRENVEVPLGKVPGLPPALRRALADLKISLVGLPYRAGDAAPSDLSGGMRKRAGLARALALDPEIVFLDEPTAGLDPIGASAFDDLINTLSTSLGLTVFLVTHDLDTLYATCDRIAVLAEKRVLVTGTLADMLTVDHPWVQDYFTGPRARVARDAVETREKAD, from the coding sequence GTGAGCGCCCCCGCCCCGCGCGAGGTGCTGATCCGCGTGCGCGGGCTGCGCACCCAGTTCGGCAGCCACGTGGTGCATGACGGGCTCGACCTCGACGTCTACCGCGGCGAGGTGCTGGGCGTCGTCGGCGGCTCGGGCACCGGCAAGTCGGTGCTGCTGCGCGCCATCACCGGGCTCGAGCGGCCGGCAGCGGGGCAGATCGAGGCCTTCGGCACCGAGGTGCTGACCGCCTCGCCCGAGGAGCGCAGGCGCCTCGACGAGCGCTGGGGGGTGATGTTCCAGGACGGCGCGCTCTTCTCGTCGCTCACCGTGCGCGAGAATGTCGAGGTGCCGCTCGGCAAGGTGCCGGGCCTGCCCCCCGCGCTGCGCCGGGCGCTGGCTGATCTGAAGATCTCGCTCGTCGGGCTGCCCTACCGCGCCGGTGATGCCGCGCCCTCGGACCTCTCGGGCGGGATGCGCAAGCGGGCCGGGCTGGCGCGGGCTCTGGCGCTCGATCCCGAGATCGTCTTTCTCGACGAGCCCACCGCCGGGCTCGACCCGATCGGCGCCTCGGCCTTCGATGACCTGATCAACACGCTCAGCACCTCGCTGGGCCTGACCGTCTTTCTTGTGACCCACGACCTCGATACGCTTTACGCAACCTGCGATCGGATCGCGGTCCTGGCCGAGAAGCGGGTTCTGGTCACCGGCACGCTTGCCGACATGCTGACGGTCGATCACCCCTGGGTGCAGGACTATTTCACCGGACCGCGGGCGCGCGTGGCGCGCGATGCGGTCGAGACCCGCGAAAAGGCTGACTGA
- a CDS encoding MlaD family protein encodes METRANYVLVGAFAIAGFLGLLGFLLWFANVELDRQFDYYDIDFPSVSGLSVSSEVRFAGLPVGQVVGLGLSPAHDGTVRVRVEVAAGTPVRSNSVATIEAQGVTGVGYVGISAGSPGARPLSQQDGGGVPMIEAGQSALQSLTESAPEILDETLAMVRELRQMLGGDNSQRVQNILQNVEQASADFSLALEDFANVTGAVSGFASEIDRFNTSIDGLSKDVSGVLTEAQDTLRSITALSEEARGFVAQGTGTAKVAEAYITERLGPATEQLQGSVAEIETRFAALSDQAGTLASTFTETGSAATARLTEAQQTLARVDALIEELSQTSRSVDGAAQRLDGLLAGDTAALVAELRSATTEATALIRGFGDSPAQLSAIFEDIRTATRSAAQTIETVGTDLSSASGQLDGLAGQASDTLEAARTTFAAANETLAAINGTLATGDRALSAAERAFDGADKVINEDARQITEQLRQTLAGLETAIGEVSDEIPGITRELRDASRSAAAAFAGLEGAVGDARPALRDFTASALPQFARLAAEARALIDNLDALTTQLRRDPGRFFLDDRAPEYRR; translated from the coding sequence ATGGAAACCCGCGCAAACTACGTGCTTGTCGGAGCCTTCGCCATCGCGGGCTTCCTCGGGCTGCTCGGCTTCCTGCTGTGGTTCGCCAATGTCGAGCTCGACCGGCAGTTCGACTATTACGACATCGACTTCCCGTCGGTGTCGGGCCTGTCGGTCTCGTCCGAGGTGCGCTTTGCCGGCCTACCCGTCGGGCAGGTGGTGGGGCTCGGCCTCTCGCCCGCGCATGACGGCACCGTGCGCGTGCGCGTCGAGGTCGCCGCCGGCACGCCGGTGCGCAGCAACTCCGTCGCGACGATCGAGGCGCAGGGCGTGACCGGCGTCGGCTATGTCGGGATCAGCGCGGGCAGCCCCGGCGCGCGGCCGCTGTCGCAGCAGGACGGCGGCGGCGTGCCGATGATCGAGGCCGGGCAGTCGGCGCTGCAGTCGCTCACCGAGTCCGCCCCCGAGATCCTCGACGAGACCCTCGCCATGGTCCGCGAGCTGCGCCAGATGCTCGGCGGCGACAACAGCCAGCGGGTGCAGAACATCCTGCAGAACGTCGAGCAGGCCTCGGCCGACTTCTCGCTCGCGCTCGAAGATTTCGCCAACGTGACCGGCGCCGTGTCCGGCTTCGCCTCCGAGATCGACCGGTTCAACACCAGCATCGACGGGCTCAGCAAGGACGTGAGCGGCGTGCTGACCGAGGCGCAGGACACGCTGCGCTCGATCACCGCGCTGTCCGAGGAGGCGCGCGGCTTCGTCGCGCAGGGCACCGGCACGGCCAAGGTAGCCGAGGCCTACATCACCGAAAGGCTCGGCCCCGCCACCGAGCAGCTGCAGGGATCCGTGGCCGAGATCGAGACCCGTTTCGCCGCGCTGAGCGACCAGGCCGGGACGCTGGCGAGCACCTTCACCGAGACCGGCAGCGCCGCCACGGCGCGGCTGACCGAGGCGCAGCAGACGCTCGCCCGGGTCGATGCGCTCATCGAGGAGTTGTCCCAGACCTCGCGCAGCGTCGATGGCGCGGCGCAGCGGCTCGACGGGCTGCTCGCCGGGGACACCGCCGCGCTGGTGGCCGAGCTGCGCAGCGCGACGACCGAGGCGACGGCGCTGATCCGCGGCTTCGGCGACAGCCCCGCCCAGCTTTCCGCCATCTTCGAGGACATCCGCACCGCCACGCGCTCCGCCGCGCAGACCATCGAGACCGTCGGCACCGATCTCAGCTCGGCCTCGGGGCAGCTGGACGGGCTCGCCGGTCAGGCCTCCGACACGCTCGAGGCCGCCCGCACGACCTTTGCCGCCGCCAACGAGACGCTCGCGGCGATCAACGGCACGCTTGCGACCGGCGACCGCGCGCTCTCGGCCGCCGAGCGCGCCTTCGACGGGGCCGACAAGGTGATCAACGAGGACGCGCGGCAGATCACCGAGCAGCTGCGCCAGACGCTGGCCGGGCTCGAGACCGCGATCGGCGAGGTCTCTGACGAAATCCCTGGCATCACCCGCGAACTGCGCGACGCCAGCCGTTCCGCCGCGGCCGCCTTCGCGGGGCTCGAGGGCGCGGTCGGCGACGCACGCCCGGCGCTGCGCGACTTCACCGCCTCGGCCCTGCCCCAGTTCGCCCGGCTCGCCGCCGAGGCGCGGGCGCTGATCGACAACCTCGACGCGCTGACCACGCAGCTGCGCCGCGATCCCGGCCGCTTCTTCCTCGACGACCGTGCCCCCGAATACCGAAGGTAA
- a CDS encoding ABC-type transport auxiliary lipoprotein family protein — protein sequence MLPRSLLPALLLALGTSGCAAISALDSASQPLDIYELRTPAIAGAAGRGRAELVVETPIASGALTTDRIMVRPSPLQAQYLPGARWSDEAPAMVQTLLVRSLAETGAFASVGRAPLGGQGDYALLGELTDFQAESYGAGAPVSVHLRLMLRLVRERDATVVASRTFELREPAADDETATIVAAFDRAAGRMVAEILPWVAGTGG from the coding sequence ATGCTCCCGCGATCCCTCCTGCCCGCCCTCCTGCTTGCCCTCGGCACCTCCGGCTGCGCCGCGATCTCGGCGCTCGACAGCGCCTCGCAGCCGCTCGACATCTACGAGCTGCGCACCCCGGCGATCGCGGGCGCGGCGGGGCGCGGGCGCGCCGAGCTGGTGGTCGAGACGCCGATCGCCAGCGGCGCACTGACCACCGACCGGATCATGGTACGCCCCTCGCCGCTGCAGGCGCAGTACCTGCCCGGCGCGCGCTGGTCGGACGAGGCCCCCGCGATGGTCCAGACCCTGCTGGTGCGCAGCCTTGCCGAGACCGGCGCCTTCGCCTCGGTCGGGCGCGCGCCGCTCGGCGGACAGGGCGACTACGCGCTGCTGGGCGAGCTGACGGATTTCCAGGCCGAGAGCTACGGCGCGGGGGCGCCGGTCTCGGTCCACCTGCGGCTGATGCTACGCCTGGTGCGCGAGCGCGACGCGACGGTCGTGGCGAGCCGCACCTTCGAACTGCGCGAGCCCGCCGCGGATGACGAGACCGCGACCATCGTCGCCGCCTTCGACCGCGCCGCCGGGCGCATGGTCGCCGAGATCCTGCCCTGGGTCGCGGGCACCGGCGGCTGA